From one Bacillus sp. Marseille-P3661 genomic stretch:
- a CDS encoding NADH-quinone oxidoreductase subunit M — protein MSNSLLSLLVFSPLLGIIILAFMSKTNEKSIKLIGFLTTLLPLILSFMAFAGFDFQEKALQFVEQRKWIAFNLGSEIPFVVDYELGINGLSLVLVLLTTVVAALAGIASIHIKKEWKGYFMLFLLLEIGMLGVFTAQNLVLWFIFFEITLIPMFFLISKWGYAEREKAAYSYLIYNGLGSAILLIVFALLFAKTGTSNIEQLKMIMGESQEILTFLGITENFKMGALIALLIAFGVKLPIFPLHSWMLRVHVQAPPSIVMLHSGVLLKIGAFGLIRFGLEIFPAQFDQLAVLIAALGVINLLYGAFLAFIQKDLKLVLAYSSISHMGIVLIGLGAMNAEGIQGAVFQAVSHGLISALLFFLISVMYERTGTTHIDSLGGLAKVMPITAGMFLAGAMASLGLPGMSGFVSEFMAFLGLFSVQPVLAAVGCIGIIMTAAYLLRAILNVTFGETATRLTGLKDISSVEAVPVIVLLGFIILIGVYPTVLTQALATTLETILLGIGG, from the coding sequence ATGAGTAATAGCTTATTATCATTACTAGTGTTCTCCCCACTGTTAGGGATCATTATTTTGGCATTTATGTCAAAAACAAATGAAAAATCGATTAAATTAATCGGCTTTTTAACAACGTTATTGCCATTAATTCTATCGTTCATGGCATTTGCTGGCTTTGACTTTCAGGAAAAAGCACTGCAATTTGTAGAACAGCGCAAATGGATTGCCTTTAACCTTGGCAGTGAAATTCCATTCGTCGTTGACTATGAACTAGGCATCAACGGACTTTCATTAGTGCTAGTGCTTTTAACAACAGTTGTAGCAGCATTAGCAGGGATTGCATCCATTCATATTAAAAAAGAATGGAAAGGCTACTTCATGCTGTTTTTACTACTTGAGATCGGTATGCTTGGCGTATTTACAGCACAAAACTTAGTTCTATGGTTCATTTTCTTTGAAATCACATTAATTCCAATGTTCTTCTTAATTAGCAAATGGGGTTATGCAGAGCGCGAAAAAGCAGCTTACAGTTATTTAATTTATAACGGTCTTGGCTCGGCCATTCTTTTAATCGTATTTGCATTACTATTTGCTAAAACAGGAACATCTAATATAGAACAATTAAAAATGATTATGGGTGAATCACAGGAAATTTTAACGTTCCTAGGCATTACTGAAAACTTTAAGATGGGTGCATTAATTGCCTTACTGATTGCTTTCGGTGTAAAGCTGCCAATTTTCCCACTTCATAGCTGGATGTTGCGCGTTCACGTGCAAGCACCACCATCCATTGTTATGCTGCACTCAGGGGTGCTATTAAAAATTGGTGCATTCGGTTTAATTCGTTTTGGTTTAGAAATTTTTCCAGCACAGTTTGACCAATTAGCAGTTTTAATTGCAGCACTAGGTGTGATTAACCTTTTATATGGTGCATTTTTAGCGTTTATCCAAAAGGATTTAAAATTAGTGCTAGCTTATTCAAGTATTTCACATATGGGTATTGTGTTAATTGGTTTAGGAGCAATGAATGCAGAAGGAATTCAAGGTGCAGTTTTCCAAGCTGTATCACATGGTTTAATTTCAGCGCTGCTATTCTTCTTAATCAGTGTAATGTACGAACGTACGGGCACAACACATATCGATTCACTTGGCGGATTGGCGAAGGTGATGCCAATTACAGCTGGCATGTTCTTAGCTGGTGCGATGGCATCATTAGGCTTGCCAGGGATGTCAGGATTCGTGAGTGAATTCATGGCTTTCTTAGGATTATTCAGTGTGCAACCAGTGCTTGCAGCGGTTGGTTGTATAGGGATTATCATGACAGCAGCGTATTTATTACGAGCGATCTTAAATGTAACGTTTGGGGAAACAGCGACCCGCTTAACAGGGCTTAAAGATATAAGCTCAGTTGAAGCCGTTCCTGTTATTGTATTATTAGGATTTATCATTTTGATCGGTGTTTACCCTACTGTTCTAACGCAGGCTTTAGCAACAACACTTGAAACAATACTACTAGGGATAGGGGGGTAA
- the nuoL gene encoding NADH-quinone oxidoreductase subunit L, with translation MMENAWLIPLFPLLSFVLLLLFGRKLKENGAYVGMVATLGSLALSIMVLLERLQGENVKIEGTWLSIGNADLTFGFEVNQLNALMLFIVSLVSFLVHMYSKGYMHGDERLPVFYSYLGLFTFAMLSLVISPNLLQVYFFWELVGLGSFLLIGFYFFKEEAKAAAKKAFIVTRIGDVGFFIGMILLFWQVGSFEYDEIFHAVEAGAVSPGMITCSAILIFIGAVGKSGQFPLHTWLPDAMEGPTPVSALIHAATMVAAGVYLVASLFPLFSASETAMTTVAVVGGITAIFAASIGLVQRDIKRVLAYSTVSQLGYMMLALGAAGYVAGVFHLMTHAFFKALLFLAAGSVIHAAHTQDIEEMGGLWKKMKITAPLFLIGTLAISGFPLLSGFFSKDEILIAAWADGRYGLFWLAVIAAFFTAFYMFRLFFLVFTGEARGYKESSVHESPGVMTFPMIVLGVLAVVSGYVNTPWFGTFLGDWLVAGSHSYGHGHIEGPAWIMFVATGVSLLGILLAWLIYSKKAISRDWLAKPFPAGYKLLYNKYYLDEIYNSTVVAGARGISYILKFIDKVIVEGLVSAVIAITQGVGRFGAKLQDGQIQTYGAVAFVGLAVLVVILALTGGYFG, from the coding sequence ATGATGGAAAATGCATGGCTAATACCGCTGTTTCCGCTTCTGTCTTTCGTACTTCTTCTTCTCTTTGGTCGAAAACTAAAGGAAAACGGTGCCTATGTAGGGATGGTTGCTACATTAGGGTCACTCGCTCTTTCGATCATGGTGCTCCTAGAGCGCCTGCAGGGGGAAAATGTCAAGATTGAGGGAACATGGCTTTCAATAGGAAACGCAGATTTAACGTTTGGTTTCGAGGTAAACCAGTTAAATGCTTTAATGTTATTTATCGTTTCACTTGTAAGTTTTCTAGTACATATGTATTCAAAAGGATACATGCATGGCGATGAGCGCTTACCAGTGTTTTATAGTTATTTAGGATTATTTACATTCGCAATGCTTTCACTTGTAATTTCGCCAAACCTTTTACAAGTGTACTTCTTCTGGGAGCTTGTTGGTTTAGGATCATTCCTACTAATTGGTTTTTACTTTTTTAAGGAAGAAGCAAAAGCAGCTGCAAAAAAGGCCTTTATTGTAACTCGTATCGGAGACGTTGGCTTTTTTATCGGGATGATATTATTATTCTGGCAAGTTGGAAGCTTTGAATATGATGAAATTTTCCATGCTGTTGAAGCTGGAGCAGTATCACCAGGAATGATTACATGTTCTGCAATTTTAATATTTATCGGGGCAGTTGGTAAATCAGGTCAGTTCCCATTGCACACATGGTTACCAGATGCGATGGAAGGTCCAACACCTGTTTCAGCATTAATCCACGCCGCAACAATGGTTGCAGCCGGTGTTTATTTAGTTGCATCATTATTCCCACTATTTTCAGCGAGTGAAACAGCAATGACAACTGTAGCTGTTGTTGGGGGAATTACCGCAATTTTTGCGGCATCAATCGGTTTAGTACAGCGTGATATTAAGCGCGTCTTAGCGTATTCAACAGTCAGTCAGCTTGGTTATATGATGCTTGCATTAGGTGCAGCTGGCTATGTAGCTGGTGTGTTCCACTTAATGACACATGCATTCTTTAAAGCATTGCTATTCTTAGCTGCTGGTAGTGTCATCCATGCTGCACACACTCAAGATATTGAGGAAATGGGCGGCTTATGGAAAAAGATGAAAATCACAGCGCCATTGTTCCTAATTGGAACACTTGCGATCAGTGGATTTCCACTTTTATCAGGTTTCTTTAGTAAAGATGAAATTTTAATCGCAGCGTGGGCGGATGGCCGCTATGGTTTATTCTGGCTAGCAGTGATTGCAGCATTCTTTACAGCTTTCTATATGTTCAGGTTATTTTTCCTTGTGTTTACGGGGGAAGCACGAGGATATAAAGAATCATCTGTACATGAATCACCAGGTGTCATGACATTCCCAATGATCGTCTTAGGAGTGTTAGCGGTTGTCTCAGGTTATGTAAATACACCTTGGTTCGGCACGTTCTTAGGGGATTGGTTGGTAGCAGGTTCACATAGTTATGGACATGGTCATATTGAAGGGCCTGCTTGGATTATGTTTGTTGCAACAGGGGTATCATTACTTGGAATTTTACTAGCTTGGCTTATTTATAGTAAAAAGGCGATTTCCCGCGATTGGCTGGCAAAGCCATTTCCTGCCGGATATAAGCTTTTATATAACAAGTATTATCTTGATGAAATTTATAACAGTACAGTCGTGGCTGGCGCACGTGGAATCAGCTACATCTTGAAATTCATCGATAAAGTAATCGTTGAAGGCCTTGTAAGTGCAGTCATTGCGATTACGCAAGGTGTTGGGCGCTTTGGTGCTAAGCTTCAAGATGGACAGATTCAAACATATGGTGCGGTTGCATTTGTCGGTCTTGCAGTATTAGTTGTGATTTTAGCGTTAACAGGGGGGTATTTCGGATGA